The Cygnus atratus isolate AKBS03 ecotype Queensland, Australia chromosome 21, CAtr_DNAZoo_HiC_assembly, whole genome shotgun sequence sequence CCAGGTGTGCGGCGGTACCCTCGTAGGAGCGCACGGCGGTGTCGCGGTTATCCATCACCCGGCTCTTGGGGTCGTCGCGGTCACAGTTCACTAGCAGGATGGCGCCGTGCCCGTCGGGACCCCACGTCCATGAGGCCTGGGGACAGCAAAGCGGGGCTGAGAACACCGTCAGGGACAGCGATGGGGTCGGGGGCTGCAGTCCCCACATTACCTTGTCCATCAGCGTCCTGCCCACTGACCCGCTGCGGCTGGTGTCGGCATCCAGTGAGACGTCTGCGGGGACAGGGATGCTCATCGGGGTGGGCGCCGCAGTGACACCGCGTTTTAGGGACAAAGCAGCCCAACTTACCCACGCAGGTGAGGTACAGCATGGCTCTGCCCACCGGCACCCCGCTGGCCTCCCCAAAATAGGAAATCCTGACCTGCAACACAGCCGGCGAGCTCAGAGTCATCCAGAGAGGGGCCGGATCCTCCTGGATGGCCGGCACCAACCTTTTCATCACCGACATCCTTGCTGAGCGCCTCCATGGTCAGCAGCACCTCGGTGCTGGCGGCCAGGGGCCAGCGGCAGACGCTGGAGGGCAGCTTCACGCTCTGCGTCTCGTGCACCACATAGACCTTCACGCCCGGCGTCCCCTGCACGTGGAAGGCAACGGCATCTTTGGGCGCCGACCTGGGGGGGAGCGCAGCAGTGAGAGCCACAGGGGTGCTTTGGGCACTGCTGCAGTGGTACAGTGCTAGGTGTGCAGGTGTAACAAGTCCTGCAAGGTGCGATTGCAACAAACCCTGCAGAATGCAAAGAATCTTGCAATGTGCAGCAAGTCCTGCAATGTTTGATTGCAATGAATCCTGCAAAATGTAACACGTCCTACAACATTGAATCAAAGCCAGCAGTGTCCAGCTGTGACAAATCCTGCCATATTCAATTGCAACAAACGCTGCAAACTGCAACAAGTCCTGCAATATTCAACTGTGACAAATGCTGCCATATTCAAATGCAACAAAACCTGCAATATGCAACAGCAACAGATCCTGCAGCGCTCAGTTTTGTCAAATCCTGCCATATGCCACCAATGCTGCaatattcatttatattcaaCTGCAACAAAAACTCAGAGcatatttattattgttatttttgcatGGGGTGTCCCAAACATTTGCAATTTGCCCCGCAGCAGCAAATACATCCCCGTCACAGCGAAGCAGAGCCATGACAGTTGCAAGAACCAAGATGGGGCCGGAGGGAAGTGCCGGCggccaggcaggctgcagcctgcatCGCTCGTGCCAGCGCAGAGGACATGGCCTGGGCAGGATCCATCCGCAGGGACCTGCTGAGGTGCTGTGAGGAGGGGGGATAAcccccccctcctgctgctgctggtgcccatGGGTCAGCAACCGTGTTTTGGGCAGCGTGGAGATGCACAAAACAATAGAAAATGCAGAACTGAACCaggttggaaaataaaaaaaagaaaaacttgctgCTGGAAAGAACTTGAAACTGGACTGGGGCCAGCAAAGCTGGTAAAACACACGGATGGCTGGAGGTAACGCCCCAGTAAGCAGCGCCTCCACGGTTTAACTCTCTGGACTCCCCTGAACAGGGGAATAATTCTACTTCACCCCGATCAGAGGACACAGGAACCCCTGGCATGGGATGCTCAAGTGAGGAAGAGAAGTGCAGCCAGATGCACCACCTGGAGCTCCCTGGGGGTTTTTGCACCCAAAAGCTCTTTCTCCTTGGTGTTTGCAAACTCCTCCTCTGCATCCCGAGCGCTGTGCAGCCGCCACGGGCACTGGTGGGTGCAATCCCATCCTACAGCGAGCACCAGTGGGCGCGATCCCCTTCCTTCAGATGCTGAGACCCCCTGGGGAGCCCACCCAGCGCAGCAGCATTGCCTCCCTTGGCTCAGCCCACCCACCACTATTTTTACCCTCTCCTCACCTAATCCAGCCTTTAATTCCTCcaggaagagggggaaaaataagcCAAAAGCAGGTTTTTGGACACCGTGGCCACTTACCCCATGACATCAAGGGAGAGCTCGGTGCCCAGCACGCAGACGGTGCTGGTGGGGCGCTGGGTGCAGAGGTGGACACGGCGCTGCTGGGCCATGCCGGCGGCACcgggcacccttgggtgctgcGATGGGCGGCACGAGGGGATTATAAAGCCTGGCCGCGGGGAGGGGATTAACCAATGCTTGACCTGATCCCACCTCTGGGCTGTCAGCTGGGTGCGCACTGCTGAGCTTTCCGGCGACAAAGCATGAATCAGCGGCAGGGGAACGCACCCCAAGAACGCCCCCAGCCTCTGCTTTCTCCCAAAcggtgctttttttccccaacataACAAAGAAACGCTGCCACCCTGGAGAACCCCACGccataaaatattcagtgcGACACCAGAGCTGAGCTGGTGGTGTGCCAGCACAGGGCTCAGAGGGGTTTTATTTCCCGGTGCCGCCGCGACACGCTCCTCCCAGGGCTCCTCGCACAGACAACAATGAAAGGTTTTATTCTCCCAGCtgggaaaaagcaacaaaactgctttaatgtttctttttttgggcGCAACCTCGGCGCTTTGCCCATCCGTTGCACGGGATGGCATCCGGGACGTCACCTGCATTAGGGACAGCAAAACCCACTGCAGTTTGGCccatctttgttttaattaaaatcctCTTTGGGGCGTAGGAGAGGCCTTTGTTGATGCACCTGTCCTCCTCCAACTCACAGCATTGTGGGGGTCACGCGCTGCTGAAATTCAATATTTCACCtccgtgctggggctggggaagtTGGGAAACTCAGCCAAGCCCCATCCATGGGGAAAATCAGGTTGGAGGGACAAGAAATCACCTTTTTTCCAAAACCAGGGCCCTGAAACGGGACGTGTGACCCTTTTGGTACTTTGCACCATGTATCACAGCCTGCAAATTACCCCATAAAAGTGTTTTTAGCCCCACAGTAGCTGCCAGGTCAGCACTGCCATGTGCCAGAGCAGCTTGGTGCTGCTTTTGGTTCCTGCTGCCACTTCCTGCTTGCCCAGGCAGGGGCACAAACACGACACGGGGCAGCGCCGCAGCTGCTTGTGAAGAAAAGGCGGAGAGGAACAGAGGAGGGAGCAGCTGCAAAGGGGGAAAAGATCGCAGGTGCATGGAAGAGTTGGTGCATCAGCGGGAGGATGTTTTTGGAGCTGTTGCAATGGGTAAacataaaggggaaaaagaaatgctctCATTGGCATCTGggaaatgctttgcacaagcaTGGGGCTTCACCTTTGTGCTGCACGGGGTAAGAGGTGTCCCAACGAATGGGAGGGGACTTGGGGGCTGATGTGGGGAGTCTGGGGGATGATTCACTATGAAGCTGGGACAAGGGACTGTAGGATAGCTGGGATGGGGTCCCAGACCCCAAGGTAGCATGATGAATGCTGCCTTGATTGCAGCACACTCACAAAAACCCTTCTGATAACAAAAACAGGTTTCCAACTTTTTCAACCAAGCTGAGACAGGACAGGCCGCGAGGAAATGCTGCACCTTGGTGCTCATATTGGCAAAACGCTTTATTTTGAGATGCTCCAAATCCACCCTCATCCACCATCGGGATGGACTGGAGCTCCTGCCTGGGCACTTCAGGGCACCATGTGCCACCACTTGGCAGCTAGGGGCTTGCGGCGGACGTTGGTGCCGCAGTGGACATCACCAAAGAGGACGTGGTAGGAGAAGTAGTCATTGATGAAGGTGCAGGAGAGCCCCAGGGGCTCGAGCAGCGCCCGCATGCGCTCCTCCAGGCAGCACTGCCCGGCCACCAGTGGCCCGAAGGGCTTGGGGATGCCCAGGtgcctgcccagcaccagcatGTTCACCTGCGGATGGACCAAAAAGCAGGGTTTTTTTCACccaaaaaggtgaaaaaggagGGTGCAGAAgggaggaggtggtggggagggaggagaaggggcaCTGGGGGGGTATCACCATGTCTGGGAAGTAGGCGTCCGCACGGGAGCCATTCAGGATGAAGAGCTGGGGGATGTCGATGATGTCCTGCTcgctcagccccagctcctgcttcaGGAGGTCGCGGTTCCAGTCGatgcagcgctgcagagagcgGGGACTCTGACTTGCCTCCCCAAATCCCTCGCACGGACCCCTGTGGGCCCTATTGCAGCCCAGGCCCCATGTTCTCCACTGCATTCTTTTTGAGAGACCTCCTGAACCCACCCCAACCCAAGCAACCTCCTGCCTTGGGTTTCACACCTCCCACTGGGACAAAAGCCGAGGCCCAGccagcacccaagggtgctcaGCCCCTTTGCAGCTGCTCCCCTTGCGTGCATCAACCACCCAGCAGCCATACGCGAGCAGAGGCGCTCCCCAAATCCACCCCGGCTACAAAACCCCCGCGCACCTGCACATGCTTGTTGTCGTTCCTCAGCCCCTCATCCGCCAGGATGTCGTCGATGCTCCTCCGCTCGGTGCCCGACATCCCTGTGCGGGGACGGCAGTGCAGCGGTGAGGGACGCCGCTGGCACCCGCTGCCGCTGGGACTCCCTCGCCCGCTGCCTTACCCACGAGCTGTGTGGCTTCGCCATGGCcctgcctctgcttctcctgGAAGAGCTTGTAGCAGGCGGTGGGGCTGGCCAACAGGAGCCGGAAACCCTGTGTGGATGAGCCCAAAAgattgtttggtttttttcgTGCAAATAGGAGATTTTCACGTGCCAGCCCATGCATGCCCAAACCCAGCCCCAGGGGTTGCACAGGGCACTCATCGTTTTCCAGGAAGCCAACCCAAAAGGAAGGCGATTCACGCACAGGGCTGGCCTTGCCTTTTGCTCAGAAGCCAagttgttgtgttgtgttgtttgtttttttttttctctgctgatttGCCAAAATAAAGGGCTTTCTGCATCAGCAGCAGATGCCACATGTGACACTGGGGATGCAGGGACACTACCTTCCTGTCGTATGCAGGGACAAAGGTGAGGAACTCGTCCACGTGGCCCACACTCAGCCACTCCGAGTAGATCTCCACCGGTGCTTGCACCTTCTGGGCGTAAAGGAAATCCCTGACCACCTTCGACATCCGCCGGCCGGAGGccctgggggcagagggaggaggaggaggaggaggagacggAGGCGATCGCACCCCTTGGTGAGATCTGTCCCCAAAATGCCCGACGCAGAGGGGAGAAGTCGCACCGGCGCATCCCATTTTGATGGGAAATGCCAGCATTTCTGCCCACTTGTAGCCATTTCGGGAGGGAAGAGGTGGGAAATCAAGCAAATCCGACGGCCAAAGCGAATCATCGAATCCCAAACTCCCACTAATCTGCTAACACAATGCATGGGGTGTATAGATGTATATGTACAGATGTACCTTTACAAAGATAAATGCATATAACTGTACTGTTATATAGATATGTGCATATAggtgtatacacatatatgtttGCATATAAATGTATtggtatataaatatatgcacgCAGATGTATCCATGTATATCTATATGTGCATTACATTCCTCCATTCTGCTTCAGCACATTCCCCGCTGAAATGGGCACAAGGCTTAATTCACCCCATCCTTGCGAGCTTTAAATCCCTCCCTACGTTTTCTTagacagccagcagcaggctgagaaaacattaattaaaaccTCTTGTAATAAGGGATAATTACAGCCCCAGCGAGGCTGGGAAAATCCCATTTTCCCGTCAGGGTAAGTGAGGCACTGAGCGccgcagcagcacagcttgctCCGTTTGCTGTCCTGGCTCAAATCCTGTCCGGACTCAGCCCTGTTGTTGTTTATCTGGATGAAGAGCCGCCTTTGTGCGGGCTTTGCAGGGTGCTGTTGTtccctgcccacagctgctgccGAGGGCAGAGCAAAAACAATTTCCAGTTATTCAAGGTTTTACCCTTTTCTGAACtcccttgcttttcctttcaagaaaaatagGCATGGTGCTGTAGGATCAGAGTGAAAGCACCAGCATTTTGGGAGGGGGAAATAATCATAGCGGTGCATGAAGGATTTTGCACAGGGAGAAGGAACAGCAACGCGGTTTGCATGTGAAATTTGCACATGGGATTTAGCCTGGAATTTTCCACTCGCTGCAGCCACTCCCCACAGTTTTTGACACTTTCCTGTCTcaccagggcagggggctgccgaTCAGGATGCGGCCCAGCGGGTACTCCTTGCCCCGCACCGTCACCGGCGGGCTCACATCCAGGTTGCCGAAGGAGTCGAGGCTGGAGGCTTCATGTCCAGGGGGTTCGCGGGTCACGTAGCCAAAATCGGGGCCCTGGGGAAAGAGGGGAGCAGTGATGGGAGCCGCTGCCAGCCCCAAGAGAGGATTTTTGGGGAGAAAGGGGTTAGCAATGCCCTGACGCACCAGgatctttttaaaagcaaagtccTTCAAGCCTCTGTTCCTGGGTGAGTCGAAGACCACAGGGAAGGTCTTGTGCGGTGCTTCCACGTAGCCGAACTCCAGCTCATCCTGttgggggaagagaggagaaggaggaggaggaggaaggctcctGGGGGTGATAGCCATCTGGGCGAAGCATGCGGTGAGGGTGGAGCAGGAAACGGGGAGATCCTGGCACAACTCGGCTGCTGCCCAAACCCCAGAGCTCCCTGGTTGTGCCGGGGGGACCGGGGGTGACGCCCTGCCCACCACTGCGGTGCCTGGGACAGGTCCCCCCCACGTGAGCAATTCACAGCCACGAGGACCAGCAGAACAGGGCTGGGGCTTGCTGGGGGAACATGTGGCCATCCACCCGCGTACCCGGTGTCCCGCTGGCAAGGCACCGCACGGTCACCCTTGCAACGCCCTATGGGTTCCCTTTTGCAAGGGGTCCCCACTTGCAATGCCCCTTGGAGTCCCCCTTGCAATGCCCCACAAGGTTCTTCTTTCAGTGGGGTCTCTCTTGCAATGGGGTCCCTCTTGCAATGCCTCATGGGGTTCCTTTTGCAGTGGGGGCCCTGTTGTAATGCCCCATGGTGTTTCTTTTGCAGTGGGGTCCTTCTTACAGTAGAGCCCCACTTGCATGTGGGGTGTCTCCTCTAATAACCCACATGGTTCTTTCAATAGGATCCCTCTTACAGTGGGGTCCCACTGGTAATGGGGTCCCTCTTGCAATGTCCCCAGGGTCCAAGCAACACTCTTGttgccaccaccagcagcatttCCCCATGTTTTAGCTCATGGTTGTCCGGTTCATCTCTTAGCATCTGTGTGCTTCCCCCGAGCAATGCAGCTCATCCCTCCCGGGGTGTCAGCAGTGGGGACAACACCCTGTGTGCCCCGTGAGCCCGTAAGAAGCACCAGAAGAGACGTGTATTACAAGCATCGAGTGATGACCTGGATCCAGCGGTCACTCCGGCTTTCGACCTCTGAGCAGATGGTCAGCTTGCAGTTGGCTTTCCTCAACAGGGCCTGGAGCTCCTCCAGAAAGACCTCGTTGGAGTTTATGCCCCTCTTGATgctggggggagaggaaggagcgAAGGCTGTAAGGAGGGACCACAGAAGACCTCTCATCCCAACCGTGCAGCACATTTCTCATCCCTAGTGCACTGGGCAATAGCTTTGCATGAGGTTAGCTCTTGGAGAAGGTCCTTCAACCTTCTCCTTGGGGATGCAATGAGCGCAGCAGTGCCAGAGGGGTACCAACAGCAACATTAGGCTCCAGTACAGCATGCGTAAAACAAGGAAGGGTCAAAAGCTTCTCCTTGGAGAGTCCCCAAGCCTGGGGAGTGATGATGGGGTGACATCCCTCCTACCTGCAGACAAAAACCTCCAGAGGCTGCTGGGTGTTGGGCGTCATTATCCAGGGTGCCATGCGGAAAACTACCGTATCCGTGAAAATCGGGGTGCCCGGCGAATACTGCAAGAGGCGaaatgctggagagcagcagtcAAAAACCCCAGTAGGTGCTTTGCGTGAGACAGGGACGGGGCAGACCCCACGTACCTTATGGGGGACCTCCAGTAAGCTGACGCTGAAGGAAACCAACCCGGAGAAGCCCGCATCAGGGAAAGCCAACCCTTCCACGTAGAAGGTGTTTTCTCCACTGCCGACACGGTCTAGCACATAGGAGAGCTTACCCGGCCCCAGCACGGGTTTGTACTGGGGGTGTGAGTCACTCCCTGCAGAAACACCGAAATAGCCAGCCCAGCACGGGGCGGCCACCCCATCCAGAGGGCTGGAAAGAGGCACCAGCGAGGAGGTGGCTGATGCCAGCGTGGTTTGCAGAGGAGCGGGTGTGCCTGCTCTTCTCTGGGGAACACACTTGATCTGCTTGTACAAAGAGGACTCTATGCCCTCAGGTCAAACCCTTTCAAGGTGCGTGTCTCAAGTTAAGCATCTAATGATATACTTGGCTCCTCTGACCTGATTTTCGGCAGGGAACTGCTGGGATCCACCAACCCGGGTGTTCAAAGGCAAAGCGCGCAGCCCGACGAGATGGGCTGCTTTGGCGCCTGGGACTCTGCCTGCGCCGCAGAGGTGCCAGCAGCCACTGGGGGGTTATCTGCTTGTGAAGCTCTCAAAACTTCAGCAATCCCACTCAAcagagccttttttttaaattatttttccctgtacaGTTTTTAAGCTCCCCATATAGCCCCATCTTCTAGAACAGCAGAGGAACTTTGGGGATAAACAGGTATTTCCAGCAAGCGCTGGCACCCAGCCCTTATCTATAGCAAGCAATAAAACAAAGGGTTTGCCCACCCCAGGGTCACGATGGGCTGGCCTGGATATctaggaagggaggaggaaataCTCACGTATGGCATGGAAAACACGCACTTTGTCTGCGTCCGACTCGGGGACGTGCAGGACCAGCTGGTACTCAGCAAAGATATTGCTGGGACCTTGAGTCCGCAGCAGCATCACAGACATGTCCTGGAGGTCTATGGGGGGAAGGAGACAAGGAGAGGGGACAAGGGGAGGTTTCCAGCCTCCAGCATTGCCTGTGGGCTTTGCTATTTATTCTCCACGCAGTCTTTGGTTGTGCGTGGATTTATAGGGCAAACCAGATGGGATGTTGCATGACGCTCATAGATTTTATAGAGATgtccaggaaaataaaatggggaAGGAGATGTGGAAAAGAGCCAATTTCTGTTGCAATGCGGAAACAGGTAATGCTGTTGCTATCTCTAATTGCTCTGATTACACCAGATATTGTTTTTGCCACCCATTTCGCCATCGCCAGACACGTGAATGACGCCTTAGACCAGAGGGAGAAGGATGGAGGTGCTGCAAGAGGCAAAGCTCCCTGGTGTGACCTTACAGGTCCCCTGGTGCTGTGGGTGATGCCCTACCTGCACTGGTCCATATGTCCTACCTGCACTGGTCCGTATGTCCACCTGGCCGCTGTCTGTCCCCACCGCGCCGGGGCTGTCCCTGTCGCAGTtgaccagcagcacagcaccttgCCCATCCGGACCCCATGTCCACTTGGCCTGGAGGAGAAGCACCCAACGGGGAtgggagcagagccagcaagatttctccctcccagcctcctcccagTAGTGGGTGGACTGGGAAAACCCTATAGCCACATCCATACTCAGAGGAGATCCCACAAAGTGCACTCAGGGCTGGTGAGGAGAGGGCAGCAATGTTTTCAAGCCACTAAATTTCCTAACCTCAGCTTCTAGCCAGGTCAGCAAGGACTGTTTCAAACAGATCTTATCTTCTAACAAGCCAGAGTATATCTGCCAGCCCTCATTTGAAAGAGAATATCCCATTTCTAGAAACGCATCTCATCTTGATGTACAATTTGTGCTGCTGATCTGGCTGCAGACAATTACCCGGGCGTAAGTGCTTGGGCATATGCAGATTTCTTGCCAAGGGGGTAAATCTCTTTCTGCTTGCAAAACTTGCAGATGAGTCATTTAGTGGCACGtttcaaatcaaaaaaaaaaaaaaaagtgttttcttctgtactaTCCCTGGGGCTGGACTGGAGAGGAAGGAGATTTTggcacagaataaaaaaataaagtgttttcctCCTCAATTAGAAGGCTGAGAACTTGCCacattattttccctgtttcagACACCACCCAAATCCCTCTCCCTCCTGGAGATTTGCAGAGAAGAGGCTGCAAAGAGAAGCTCCCCGCATTTACCCTCCACACGTTGCCCAAAGCCACGCAGTGTTTCTCATTACCTTGTCCTTCCCTTTGCTCCTCACTCTGCCATTACGGCTCACATCCACGTCCAGGGATATGTCTGAAACATCAGAGCAAGAAGGAAGCCATCAGCATGGGAACGAGCTCTCAGGGACATTTTGGGCTCATCCCCAATGCTAGCATTGAGTCACCCAAAGCCAACCCCACCTTCATACCCCAGTGTGGCTCCAGACCCAATGCTGCcaacaaaacaccaacagaAGAGCAACCCAACAGCTTTTTTAAGGCTTTCCCCACTTGGTCTCCACCCGTCTTCTCCTGTCTTGGGTCCCCCAGCAGGGACGTACCCACTCCACGGcatttttttgtggtttcacCAATTCCATGTTGACCACTTTTTCATGAAGTCTAAACATGGCAAAGGCATGAAAGTGCCTTCACCATGGGTGAGTGGACACTAAATAATTGCTAGGGGTGATGCAAAGTTTGAGAAGGACTTGCCCTTTGAGAGCTCTTCTGGGCCCAAACTGGAGGTCTGCTGGAGACCTCATCTATATCCTACATAAATCTGTGCAAAGTCTATCTTAAGACGTATATCCACTGAATTGGTCAGAGGGAGATGTATACAGCATGTGTAAAATGTGGGCACTGGAGCAGATATTGGCCTTCTCCTTGATGCAGAGAGGAGCACATGGAGAAGCTGGGCCTGTAATTTTGGAAATGAAGTCCTAAATCTAAGCAAGCAAAGAGCTTTTGTAAGGTCAAAGCTCTGTGGACAGCAGTGGCCCTGGATGGCTCCAGTGGAGTCCATGGGACGTGGGAAACCATCAGCATCTTCAGGGGCAATTTTGGCAGGCAAGCGCATGACTTGAGGACACAGGTCTGACTATCATGTGAGTGCTTCAGAAAATCCCAAATTTAGGGTAATTAATCCATCCAAGTGGAAGACTCTGCATCCAGACTAGTTGTCTAGACTCCCTTTGTagtcagcagaggaaaataGGCATTTCAAGGGAATGATTCATCTCATCCTAAACTCCTGAAATAGGTCAGACAACTACATTTTGGTGCCTATTCCTCTCCACCAGCTGCACTGGAGGTCGAGGAGGGGCTCGCCAGCGAAAGGTGGGTGACATGGTCATCTTTGGATCCTCCTCCATCAGCAAAATCGTCTCAGTGGTCAGAGGAGGCTGCTTATTGCGTGCGTTGGGTGGGGACAGTGCCCAGCCTGCGTCTTTTTTGCACCATATAAGGCAGcacaataacattttaattgtttccCTCCTGCTTGTCAGCATAAGCTGTGAACACCCAAACCATCACTGCACATTGCAGATGGGCAGTCTGCATCCCCCAGTTACCTCCCATCCCTTGAACCCAGCTAGATTGCGGCGTCAGGAAGGGCTGGCCGCGTTCGGACAAGTGTTGCCATAATACGCACCTACGCAGGTGAGATACAACCAAGCCACCGAAAGCTCATTCTCTTCCCGTCCGTAGTATGAAATCTTAACCTGCAAAGACATCAC is a genomic window containing:
- the LOC118258823 gene encoding protein-arginine deiminase type-1-like; this translates as MPQRQVVKMSTSRASYGVCVLGTEVFLDTHRSTPKGATSFDVHATSAVTVHIIHNPMTKPMFNSRWPLDPDIEVVVTIDVTSKTVNDNKVKISYYGREENELSVAWLYLTCVDISLDVDVSRNGRVRSKGKDKAKWTWGPDGQGAVLLVNCDRDSPGAVGTDSGQVDIRTSADLQDMSVMLLRTQGPSNIFAEYQLVLHVPESDADKVRVFHAIRSDSHPQYKPVLGPGKLSYVLDRVGSGENTFYVEGLAFPDAGFSGLVSFSVSLLEYSPGTPIFTDTVVFRMAPWIMTPNTQQPLEVFVCSIKRGINSNEVFLEELQALLRKANCKLTICSEVESRSDRWIQDELEFGYVEAPHKTFPVVFDSPRNRGLKDFAFKKILGPDFGYVTREPPGHEASSLDSFGNLDVSPPVTVRGKEYPLGRILIGSPLPWASGRRMSKVVRDFLYAQKVQAPVEIYSEWLSVGHVDEFLTFVPAYDRKGFRLLLASPTACYKLFQEKQRQGHGEATQLVGMSGTERRSIDDILADEGLRNDNKHVQRCIDWNRDLLKQELGLSEQDIIDIPQLFILNGSRADAYFPDMVNMLVLGRHLGIPKPFGPLVAGQCCLEERMRALLEPLGLSCTFINDYFSYHVLFGDVHCGTNVRRKPLAAKWWHMVP